Below is a window of Mucilaginibacter sp. PAMC 26640 DNA.
GTTGTTGCGCGCAGCATATCACTAAAATAACTGGCAGATACATTCAATTCCTCTGCTAAATTGTTAACTGTAATTGAACCTGTTACTGAATCTTTGTCAAAATGATCTGCAAACTTTTTCTCAAATTTTGAAAGCAGGTCATTATTGGCCATTTTCCTGGTTACGAACTGCCTATTATAAAACCTGTTACAGTAATTCAACAGCAGATCCAAGTTTGATACGATGACATCCGCGCTAAAATTGTCAATCCTGGATTCGTATTCATTTTGAATATTCCGGACTAAGCTCTCGATCAGTTTTTCCTCTTCGTCAGAGAGGTGAAGCGCCTCATTAACATCGTAGGAAAAGAAACCATAATTTTTAATAGACTTACCTAAAGGATAGTTCCTGATCAGGTCGGGATGAAACATCAGCGACCAGCCGTCATTATCCCTGTCAGCGCCTTGGTCAACGGCAATAATTTGGTTGGGAGCTGCAAAGGTCATTGTTCCATTGTCGAAGTCATAATACTTGCGGCCATACCTTAATTGTCCGCGAAAACTTCGTTTGATGGAAATATTATAGAAATTAAGAACCATGCGATGGATTCCCGCTCCCGATACAGGTCGCTCATCTGCATGATTGATTAACGTGATCAGCGGGTTTTTTGGTGCTGGCAATGATAGTAACCGGTGCACTTCTGAAACGGAAT
It encodes the following:
- a CDS encoding AraC family transcriptional regulator yields the protein MSKQEVTVKTINSVSEVHRLLSLPAPKNPLITLINHADERPVSGAGIHRMVLNFYNISIKRSFRGQLRYGRKYYDFDNGTMTFAAPNQIIAVDQGADRDNDGWSLMFHPDLIRNYPLGKSIKNYGFFSYDVNEALHLSDEEEKLIESLVRNIQNEYESRIDNFSADVIVSNLDLLLNYCNRFYNRQFVTRKMANNDLLSKFEKKFADHFDKDSVTGSITVNNLAEELNVSASYFSDMLRATTGQNTQQHIHNKLINKAKDILASTHLSVSEIAFSLGFEFPQSFNKLFKNKTNMSPLEYRQSFN